The following nucleotide sequence is from bacterium.
AAAGTAAATTTAGATTTTTGATCTTTGCTAGCCCAAATCAATGTTTCTTGAGCATTATTAAAACGCGTGCCTCTAAAATTCGGCATTGGATTAGTCTTAATCCAAACGATATCATTTAATATCCAAAACCCTAAATCTTGCATAATTTTACCAACCCGGAAAATATTATGATAACTACCTATAACCCATATCGTGCCATTTTTCTTTAAAACTCTTTTACATTCTTTAAGCCAATCGTGAGTAAATTTGTCGTATTCTTCAAAAGAAGCAAACTGGTCCCACTTATCATTTACAGCGTCAACTTTTGTTTGGTTTGGGCGGTAAAGTTCTCCTTGTAACTGGAGGTTATACGGAGGGTCGGCAAATATTAAATCAACAGAGTTAGCAGGAAGTTTTTTAAAAACTTCTATGCAATCGCCTTTGATTATCTTGTTTAAATATTTTTTGTCCATATTTACTTTATTAATTCCTCGATTGAAATATTCAACGCCTTTGCAATCTTCGCCACTACATATACCGAAGGTTTTTTAATAACACCTGTCTCAATCTTGGTTAAAGTCGTGTAAGGTACATCAGCTTTACGGGCAAGCTCGTCTTGAGATAAACCAAGACCAGTTCTTAACTTTTCAATCTTCCTCCCTAATTTATTGTCTATCATCTTCCATTATATAAAGATAAAAGATATTTAAAAAGAATATTGGTTAGCATACTATTTTTTATCTCCCTCAAAAAACACCTGGCGGAGGGGGTGGGAGTCGAACCCACAATCCCCTAAAGGGGAGCCGCTTTTCGAGAGCGGTGCCTTACCATTCAGCACACCCCTCCATTAAGCTGTTAATCTAGTTAAAGAGCAGGAAATTGACCTAGAGGAGTTAAATACGGCAGAGTCTAAAAGCTCACCTTACTCCCGCCGTTGGCGGGACAAGACACCGCCTTTGGCGGGACAAGCCTGCCTGACGGCAGTCAGGCACTCGGGACACCCCTCCAAAAACCAAACTTTTACCTTGTACTATTTTGGCAACATTAACCTTTAAACACAAGACACAAAAGGCTTGAGAAAAACCCGAGCCTTGAGAACAATCAAAAAGCTTGCCGCCTCACTTCTTCTACATCCTCAGGGGTCACGACCTCTGGCCAAGGAGGAACTGTGGATCTCTCTCTGACTCTTACTAACCGCAACCCCCTTCCTGTCTCTTTATCTCTGAAAATAACCTTACCTTCAATAATGCCATAGAAAGGATTCTTTTCTAGATAATACTCCACACCTACCTCTCTAGTCCCTTCAGGATAATTATCCAATACCTTATATACAGTAACTATGCCATCTCCAAAACCAAACCCTCTGTATCTCGGGTTATCTTGCTCTTCTAAAATTACATCTCTGACACTCACGCTCTCCCAACAATCTCTCTTTCCTATGCCTCCCTCCTCAACTAGGCCAATATTAAAAACATAAATCCGCTGGATAACTAGCAGGTGATTACCCACCTGATCCAAAACCCACAACTGAATCCCTATGGTTTCAGCCAAAAGGGGCAAACCAGGTCTTTCACCACAAAAATAACTATTCTCCAAATCCAAGAGAGGTTTTTGCATCTCTACTTCATAAAGAGAACGAGGCAAAACAACCTCTCCTGTCCAGATACGACTATCAGCAGACTCCACTTCAAGATTCAATTTTTGCTGCTGATCAGATAAGGGTAAAAACAGAGTTTTACCCTCGATTTCTGCCTCTGGATTTGCACATTGCAAGTTAAAATTAAACACTATCTGCCAACGTCCCCCCTGCCTTTTTTGTTCAACTACCTGCAAGGGCTCAAAGCCAATAACCATTGACCAGCCTTTAGCGGCCCTGTTGATGTCAACAAGAGGATAACGCACTTTATCTTGGGGATAATCAGGATCCTGACAAATTACCTCATCCCCCTCAATACCGCAGACAACTAAGAAGTGTCCGCCAGTATAGCCCTTATCATACCGCTGGGGTATTTTTCCATAGCTCAAACTAACAATCACAGGAGCAGACTTTTCTAGCTCCTGCAAAACTCTTTCCCATGAATAGCCAACCACCTCTATACCTTCAAATCCATAAAGCTGGGAAGCAATACGCGCCACTTCGCCACAGCTCGTATTCCTTCCGTGCCGCAAAAAGTAATCGTCATTAGCCCTTTCAGGCTCAAGCAAAGCATTGAATCTTTTTACATAGTCAAAACAAGGATCACGCTGCTGAAGATAAGCAGCACACATCTCCAGTGAACAAGGGCCACAAGTCATAGCCCCGCTGTACACTCCTATGTCAGCTCCATATTCCAAAAAATGAGGAACAGGTAGATCTATGGGATTTTCAGTGGAGAAAGAGTCTACCTCCGGCTTGTTTATTATATCTTTTGTCATCTTGCCCCAACAAGGCAAAAGCAAGAACAAAAAAACTACTAACACCGCGGTCCGTGAGAACTTCAACGATACCCCTCCTTTTCAAGGAGCGTCTATTTATATAAGACTGTTCTAAAAGAACTAATATTATAGATCCTCTTTTTCTTTTAAATTGAAATCTGCGCGCGGGAGGGTTCGAACCTCCGACCTCACCCTTATCAGGGGTGCGCTCTACCACTGAGCTAC
It contains:
- a CDS encoding helix-turn-helix transcriptional regulator, with the translated sequence MIDNKLGRKIEKLRTGLGLSQDELARKADVPYTTLTKIETGVIKKPSVYVVAKIAKALNISIEELIK
- a CDS encoding C39 family peptidase, giving the protein MKFSRTAVLVVFLFLLLPCWGKMTKDIINKPEVDSFSTENPIDLPVPHFLEYGADIGVYSGAMTCGPCSLEMCAAYLQQRDPCFDYVKRFNALLEPERANDDYFLRHGRNTSCGEVARIASQLYGFEGIEVVGYSWERVLQELEKSAPVIVSLSYGKIPQRYDKGYTGGHFLVVCGIEGDEVICQDPDYPQDKVRYPLVDINRAAKGWSMVIGFEPLQVVEQKRQGGRWQIVFNFNLQCANPEAEIEGKTLFLPLSDQQQKLNLEVESADSRIWTGEVVLPRSLYEVEMQKPLLDLENSYFCGERPGLPLLAETIGIQLWVLDQVGNHLLVIQRIYVFNIGLVEEGGIGKRDCWESVSVRDVILEEQDNPRYRGFGFGDGIVTVYKVLDNYPEGTREVGVEYYLEKNPFYGIIEGKVIFRDKETGRGLRLVRVRERSTVPPWPEVVTPEDVEEVRRQAF